In a single window of the Thunnus maccoyii chromosome 7, fThuMac1.1, whole genome shotgun sequence genome:
- the tmem259 gene encoding membralin isoform X2 yields the protein MSENQANNNNVPLNNNNNNMGPNRIRNPNINQNPLINVRDRLFHALFFKMAVTYARLFPPSFRRVFEFFVLLKALFVLFILAYIHIAFSRSPINCLEVVRERWPRDGILRVEIQRNSSRAPVFLQYYDSTGFQEELEPEEGGGGGKGRVAGLSLAALQEEEEDEEEMTLEMFDNSSVQFELDIEPRLKPSLIGGGGGGGGGGGGGGVNDSQDVSFSQTTKVWPQEEYIVEYSLEYGFLRLSQSTRQRLNIPVMVVTLDPMKDECFGDGFSRFLLDEFLGYDDILMSSVKALAENEENKGFLRNVVSGEHYRFVSMWMARTSYLAAFVIMVIFTLSVSMLLRYSHHQIFVFIVDLLQMLEMNMTIAFPAAPLLTVILALVGMEAIMSEFFNDTTTAFYIILIVWLADQYDAICCHTNTSKRHWLRFFYLYHFAFYAYHYRFNGQYSSLALVTSWLFIQHSMIYFFHHYELPAILQQIRIQEMLLQNQQGGQANQTATALQDSLNNNNSAAAAAAAAAAAAAAAAAAGAGPPGPADTTQPAPASTPQPQPDPQPSSTSSSPAAGVGEVRSELNWVAQTAAIITEALSSSTQQGAAVLDGGGGGQRSAGATEISVVAEFWMGGAAAAGVGGGAAGVGGEAAGVGGGGAGGGGGGAGGGGGGAGGGGGGAGGGGGEGEQSVTVDPNIVSVEIKPTAGGADPPATPPPPPPPPPIRGPQAAEAGPSEAGPAGAAPPQTDCPPSQSSGTDWNCRAQQSSSHTS from the exons ATGTCTGAGAACCaggccaacaacaacaacgtcccgctcaacaacaacaacaacaacatgggACCCAACAGGATCCGCAACCCCAACATCAACCAGAACCCCCTCATCAACGTCAGAGACCGCCTCTTCCACGCGCTCTTCTTCAAGATGGCCGTCACCTACGCCCGACTCTTCCCTCCGTCCTTCAGGAGGGTGTTCGAGTTCTTCGTCCTGCTCAAG GCGCTCTTCGTCCTCTTCATCCTCGCCTACATCCACATCGCCTTCTCCCGCTCGCCCATCAACTGTCTGGAGGTGGTGAGGGAGCGCTGGCCTCGTGACGGCATCCTGCGGGTGGAGATCCAGAGGAACTCCAGCCGAGCGCCCGTCTTCCTGCAGTACTATGACTCCACGGGCttccaggaggagctggagcctgaggagggaggaggaggagggaaaggaagAGTGGCGGGGCTCAGCCTGGCAgcgctgcaggaggaggaggaggatgaagaggagatgaCCCTGGAGATGTTTGATAACAGCTCAGTGCAG TTTGAGCTGGACATCGAGCCTCGTCTGAAGCCGTCTCTGattggaggaggtggaggaggcggaggaggaggaggaggaggaggtgtgaacGACAGTCAGGACGTCTCCTTCAGCCAGACCACTAAAG TGTGGCCTCAGGAGGAGTACATCGTGGAGTATTCTCTGGAGTACGGCTTCCTGCGTTTGTCTCAGAGCACCAGACAGAGACTCAACATCCCCGTCATGGTCGTCACTCTGG ATCCAATGAAGGACGAGTGTTTCGGTGACGGCTTCAGTCGCTTCCTGCTCGATGAGTTTTTGGGCTACGATGACATCCTGATGTCCAGCGTGAAGGCGCTCGCAGAGAACGAGGAGAACAAAg GGTTCCTGAGGAACGTGGTGTCTGGAGAACATTACCGCTTTGTCAGCATGTGGATGGCCAGAACCTCCTACCTGGCTGCCTTTGTCATCATGGTCATATTC aCGTTGTCGGTCTCCATGCTGCTCAGATATTCTCACCACCAGATCTTCGTCTTCATTG tgGATCTCCTGCAGATGTTGGAGATGAACATGACCATCGCCTTCCCAGCAGCCCCTCTGCTCACCGTCATCCTCGCCCTCGTCG GTATGGAGGCCATCATGTCGGAGTTCTTCAACGACACGACCACGGCCTTCTACATCATCCTCATCGTCTGGTTGGCTGATCAGTACGACGCCATCTGTTGCCACACCAACACCAGCAAACGCCACTGGCTGAG GTTCTTTTATCTTTACCACTTCGCCTTCTACGCCTATCACTACCGCTTCAACGGTCAGTACAGCAGCCTGGCTCTCGTCACCTCCTGGCTCTTCATCCAG CACTCCATGATCTACTTCTTCCATCATTACGAGCTTCCCGCCATCCTGCAGCAGATCAGGATCCAAGAGATGCTGCTGCAGAACCAGCAGGGGGGTCAGGCCAACCAGACCGCCACCGCCCTGCAGGACAgcctcaacaacaacaacagtgctgcagctgctgcggctgctgctgctgctgctgctgctgcagctgctgcggCTGGTGCAGGACCTCCAGGACCGGCGGACACCACCCAACCAGCACCCGCCTCCACCCCCCAGCCTCAGCCCGACCCACagccctcctccacctcctcctctcctgcagcGGGCGTAGGGGAGGTGAGGTCGGAGCTGAACTGGGTGGCTCAGACGGCCGCCATCATCACCGAAGCTCTGTCGTCCTCCACCCAGCAGGGGGCGGCGGTGCtcgatggaggaggaggaggtcagaggtcagcggGAGCGACAGAGATCAGCGTGGTGGCCGAGTTCTGGATGGGaggagcagctgcagcaggtgtaggaggaggagcagcaggtgtAGGGGGTGAAGCTGCAGGCGTagggggaggaggagcaggtggaggaggaggaggagcaggtggaggaggaggaggagcaggtggaggaggaggaggagcaggtggaggaggaggtgaaggggaGCAGAGTGTAACGGTGGATCCAAACATAGTCTCTGTAGAAATTAAACCCACAGCAGGAGGAGCTGATCCTCCAGCCacgccccctcctcctcctcctcctcctccaatcAGAGGGCCACAGGCGGCGGAGGCGGGGCCCTCAGAGGCGGGGCCAGCAGGTGCGGCCCCCCCACAGACAGACTGCCCCCCTTCACAGAGTTCAGGTACAGACTGGAACTGCAGAGCGCAGCAGAGCTCCTCACACACATCCTGA
- the tmem259 gene encoding membralin isoform X1 — MSENQANNNNVPLNNNNNNMGPNRIRNPNINQNPLINVRDRLFHALFFKMAVTYARLFPPSFRRVFEFFVLLKALFVLFILAYIHIAFSRSPINCLEVVRERWPRDGILRVEIQRNSSRAPVFLQYYDSTGFQEELEPEEGGGGGKGRVAGLSLAALQEEEEDEEEMTLEMFDNSSVQFELDIEPRLKPSLIGGGGGGGGGGGGGGVNDSQDVSFSQTTKGMQPLKDSVSELEMITRAVWPQEEYIVEYSLEYGFLRLSQSTRQRLNIPVMVVTLDPMKDECFGDGFSRFLLDEFLGYDDILMSSVKALAENEENKGFLRNVVSGEHYRFVSMWMARTSYLAAFVIMVIFTLSVSMLLRYSHHQIFVFIVDLLQMLEMNMTIAFPAAPLLTVILALVGMEAIMSEFFNDTTTAFYIILIVWLADQYDAICCHTNTSKRHWLRFFYLYHFAFYAYHYRFNGQYSSLALVTSWLFIQHSMIYFFHHYELPAILQQIRIQEMLLQNQQGGQANQTATALQDSLNNNNSAAAAAAAAAAAAAAAAAAGAGPPGPADTTQPAPASTPQPQPDPQPSSTSSSPAAGVGEVRSELNWVAQTAAIITEALSSSTQQGAAVLDGGGGGQRSAGATEISVVAEFWMGGAAAAGVGGGAAGVGGEAAGVGGGGAGGGGGGAGGGGGGAGGGGGGAGGGGGEGEQSVTVDPNIVSVEIKPTAGGADPPATPPPPPPPPPIRGPQAAEAGPSEAGPAGAAPPQTDCPPSQSSGTDWNCRAQQSSSHTS, encoded by the exons ATGTCTGAGAACCaggccaacaacaacaacgtcccgctcaacaacaacaacaacaacatgggACCCAACAGGATCCGCAACCCCAACATCAACCAGAACCCCCTCATCAACGTCAGAGACCGCCTCTTCCACGCGCTCTTCTTCAAGATGGCCGTCACCTACGCCCGACTCTTCCCTCCGTCCTTCAGGAGGGTGTTCGAGTTCTTCGTCCTGCTCAAG GCGCTCTTCGTCCTCTTCATCCTCGCCTACATCCACATCGCCTTCTCCCGCTCGCCCATCAACTGTCTGGAGGTGGTGAGGGAGCGCTGGCCTCGTGACGGCATCCTGCGGGTGGAGATCCAGAGGAACTCCAGCCGAGCGCCCGTCTTCCTGCAGTACTATGACTCCACGGGCttccaggaggagctggagcctgaggagggaggaggaggagggaaaggaagAGTGGCGGGGCTCAGCCTGGCAgcgctgcaggaggaggaggaggatgaagaggagatgaCCCTGGAGATGTTTGATAACAGCTCAGTGCAG TTTGAGCTGGACATCGAGCCTCGTCTGAAGCCGTCTCTGattggaggaggtggaggaggcggaggaggaggaggaggaggaggtgtgaacGACAGTCAGGACGTCTCCTTCAGCCAGACCACTAAAGGTATGCAGCCGCTGAAGGACTCTGTGTCTGAGCTGGAGATGATAACCAGAGCAG TGTGGCCTCAGGAGGAGTACATCGTGGAGTATTCTCTGGAGTACGGCTTCCTGCGTTTGTCTCAGAGCACCAGACAGAGACTCAACATCCCCGTCATGGTCGTCACTCTGG ATCCAATGAAGGACGAGTGTTTCGGTGACGGCTTCAGTCGCTTCCTGCTCGATGAGTTTTTGGGCTACGATGACATCCTGATGTCCAGCGTGAAGGCGCTCGCAGAGAACGAGGAGAACAAAg GGTTCCTGAGGAACGTGGTGTCTGGAGAACATTACCGCTTTGTCAGCATGTGGATGGCCAGAACCTCCTACCTGGCTGCCTTTGTCATCATGGTCATATTC aCGTTGTCGGTCTCCATGCTGCTCAGATATTCTCACCACCAGATCTTCGTCTTCATTG tgGATCTCCTGCAGATGTTGGAGATGAACATGACCATCGCCTTCCCAGCAGCCCCTCTGCTCACCGTCATCCTCGCCCTCGTCG GTATGGAGGCCATCATGTCGGAGTTCTTCAACGACACGACCACGGCCTTCTACATCATCCTCATCGTCTGGTTGGCTGATCAGTACGACGCCATCTGTTGCCACACCAACACCAGCAAACGCCACTGGCTGAG GTTCTTTTATCTTTACCACTTCGCCTTCTACGCCTATCACTACCGCTTCAACGGTCAGTACAGCAGCCTGGCTCTCGTCACCTCCTGGCTCTTCATCCAG CACTCCATGATCTACTTCTTCCATCATTACGAGCTTCCCGCCATCCTGCAGCAGATCAGGATCCAAGAGATGCTGCTGCAGAACCAGCAGGGGGGTCAGGCCAACCAGACCGCCACCGCCCTGCAGGACAgcctcaacaacaacaacagtgctgcagctgctgcggctgctgctgctgctgctgctgctgcagctgctgcggCTGGTGCAGGACCTCCAGGACCGGCGGACACCACCCAACCAGCACCCGCCTCCACCCCCCAGCCTCAGCCCGACCCACagccctcctccacctcctcctctcctgcagcGGGCGTAGGGGAGGTGAGGTCGGAGCTGAACTGGGTGGCTCAGACGGCCGCCATCATCACCGAAGCTCTGTCGTCCTCCACCCAGCAGGGGGCGGCGGTGCtcgatggaggaggaggaggtcagaggtcagcggGAGCGACAGAGATCAGCGTGGTGGCCGAGTTCTGGATGGGaggagcagctgcagcaggtgtaggaggaggagcagcaggtgtAGGGGGTGAAGCTGCAGGCGTagggggaggaggagcaggtggaggaggaggaggagcaggtggaggaggaggaggagcaggtggaggaggaggaggagcaggtggaggaggaggtgaaggggaGCAGAGTGTAACGGTGGATCCAAACATAGTCTCTGTAGAAATTAAACCCACAGCAGGAGGAGCTGATCCTCCAGCCacgccccctcctcctcctcctcctcctccaatcAGAGGGCCACAGGCGGCGGAGGCGGGGCCCTCAGAGGCGGGGCCAGCAGGTGCGGCCCCCCCACAGACAGACTGCCCCCCTTCACAGAGTTCAGGTACAGACTGGAACTGCAGAGCGCAGCAGAGCTCCTCACACACATCCTGA
- the tmem259 gene encoding membralin isoform X3, translating into MSENQANNNNVPLNNNNNNMGPNRIRNPNINQNPLINVRDRLFHALFFKMAVTYARLFPPSFRRVFEFFVLLKALFVLFILAYIHIAFSRSPINCLEVVRERWPRDGILRVEIQRNSSRAPVFLQYYDSTGFQEELEPEEGGGGGKGRVAGLSLAALQEEEEDEEEMTLEMFDNSSVQFELDIEPRLKPSLIGGGGGGGGGGGGGGVNDSQDVSFSQTTKVWPQEEYIVEYSLEYGFLRLSQSTRQRLNIPVMVVTLDPMKDECFGDGFSRFLLDEFLGYDDILMSSVKALAENEENKGFLRNVVSGEHYRFVSMWMARTSYLAAFVIMVIFTLSVSMLLRYSHHQIFVFIVDLLQMLEMNMTIAFPAAPLLTVILALVGMEAIMSEFFNDTTTAFYIILIVWLADQYDAICCHTNTSKRHWLR; encoded by the exons ATGTCTGAGAACCaggccaacaacaacaacgtcccgctcaacaacaacaacaacaacatgggACCCAACAGGATCCGCAACCCCAACATCAACCAGAACCCCCTCATCAACGTCAGAGACCGCCTCTTCCACGCGCTCTTCTTCAAGATGGCCGTCACCTACGCCCGACTCTTCCCTCCGTCCTTCAGGAGGGTGTTCGAGTTCTTCGTCCTGCTCAAG GCGCTCTTCGTCCTCTTCATCCTCGCCTACATCCACATCGCCTTCTCCCGCTCGCCCATCAACTGTCTGGAGGTGGTGAGGGAGCGCTGGCCTCGTGACGGCATCCTGCGGGTGGAGATCCAGAGGAACTCCAGCCGAGCGCCCGTCTTCCTGCAGTACTATGACTCCACGGGCttccaggaggagctggagcctgaggagggaggaggaggagggaaaggaagAGTGGCGGGGCTCAGCCTGGCAgcgctgcaggaggaggaggaggatgaagaggagatgaCCCTGGAGATGTTTGATAACAGCTCAGTGCAG TTTGAGCTGGACATCGAGCCTCGTCTGAAGCCGTCTCTGattggaggaggtggaggaggcggaggaggaggaggaggaggaggtgtgaacGACAGTCAGGACGTCTCCTTCAGCCAGACCACTAAAG TGTGGCCTCAGGAGGAGTACATCGTGGAGTATTCTCTGGAGTACGGCTTCCTGCGTTTGTCTCAGAGCACCAGACAGAGACTCAACATCCCCGTCATGGTCGTCACTCTGG ATCCAATGAAGGACGAGTGTTTCGGTGACGGCTTCAGTCGCTTCCTGCTCGATGAGTTTTTGGGCTACGATGACATCCTGATGTCCAGCGTGAAGGCGCTCGCAGAGAACGAGGAGAACAAAg GGTTCCTGAGGAACGTGGTGTCTGGAGAACATTACCGCTTTGTCAGCATGTGGATGGCCAGAACCTCCTACCTGGCTGCCTTTGTCATCATGGTCATATTC aCGTTGTCGGTCTCCATGCTGCTCAGATATTCTCACCACCAGATCTTCGTCTTCATTG tgGATCTCCTGCAGATGTTGGAGATGAACATGACCATCGCCTTCCCAGCAGCCCCTCTGCTCACCGTCATCCTCGCCCTCGTCG GTATGGAGGCCATCATGTCGGAGTTCTTCAACGACACGACCACGGCCTTCTACATCATCCTCATCGTCTGGTTGGCTGATCAGTACGACGCCATCTGTTGCCACACCAACACCAGCAAACGCCACTGGCTGAGGTGA